Sequence from the Thermothelomyces thermophilus ATCC 42464 chromosome 2, complete sequence genome:
GGCCCCGGGACGGGCTATCTGATGGCCGGCATGATCTTTGGCGACGAGGTAGACGAGGAGGTGGAGAAGCTAGATCCGAGGAAATTCAAAGTGTAGACGGGGCCAAGGACGAGGTTGGTTATCGATCGACCTGCTTAGCGGCCTTGGTGTATCCCGCGGGATTTGGTGTTTGTGAAACCATGGACCTAGCGGGCCAGCGCAgcgtttcttttttttttatatatatatatatatttttttttttttttggaacAGGTTACTGGTTAGAGGGTCTTATGAGAACTATAACATCTCTCTCGAATCCCTTTGTTTTTGTCATTCTGGGAGTTATGGATGCGCTTCCCAACCGACTTCTCTCGGACGGAGTGCATTTGCTGACGGCAGCGACTGATGCTGCGCTTTGCTAGAGAacaagtatgtatgtacgtgtgtgtgtatgtatgtacgtatatAACGGCTTCTTGCGGAATTTCTTCGGTTTAAGACTCTCCTTGCTGTTGTGAACCCGCCCCCTCACGCAGATTGCCGAGATGACGAGCCGGGAAAGGTAGCCGAGGAGGCGACTTGCAGGGCATGGTGAGGCAACACAAGGTGAGTGGGTTGACTCCCGAGTAGTATTCGCATCATGAAATTgcaaaaaaaaggaaaaagaaaaaaaaagaaatgtATGGGAGATATATAAACCCTCCGTGCTTGCAGGTGGAAGGGCGGTAAGTGGTGGGACATCCGGAAACCTCCCACAATTTACGGCTGGTGATCTCACGGGTTTTCCCTTTTTGTTTTTCTGCGGTTGAGAAATCGAACTATGTTCCTCAGCGCAATGCATTTTGATGATAACCCATAACTATGCCATTTCTTCCTATGTGCAATGCGATAGAGTGGCCCCGTCTAGCAAATCCCATTCGACCAAACATGCTGCCGTGCTGCCACTCCTGCAGCTCGGACCGAAACTTCAGGGGATTCCAACCCCTTTCCACACTCCTGGTGTGTgtgtttgtgtgtgtgtttgtgtgtgtgtttgtgTGTGTGCCTGTGTGTGAGCGCATGAGTGTCTGCgtggaagagagagagacggagagagagagaaaaaaaaagaagagacAGGGAAATATATACAGCCACAACTCCTTCCCAATCCCTCAAGAAAGATAAGAGACCTCTCCTCCtttgggaaaaaaaaaataaccaAGACATGttaaggagaaggaggagaaggtgacaaagaaaaaaaaaagaaagaagagacAAAGACAAAAAAAAGTCTAATAATAATTCGCCTCCTCATAACGACTTCTCGATCTCCATCACCTCCCTCAGCCCTTCCTCGATGGCGGCCACCCGGGCCTTGTCGAGCCGCTTCAGCGGCCGGCGCGGGTAGCCGCCGTAGCCAAAGTAGGACTGGATGGCCGACTTGGTGCCGGCGATGGCCGACTTGGTGAGGACCCAGTCGCCGCGGGAGAGGACGCGCTGGAGGGCGATGGCGTCGTCGGTCTTGCCGGCGGCGTAGAGGTCCCAGACGCGCACGCAGACCTTGGGCATGACGttggcgccgccggcgatgatgccgctgccgccgctggcGAGGGTCTGGACGGTGAAGTCGCACATGCCGCCGAAGGCCATGTAGCCGGACCCTTCGGAGGAGGGCGTCTTGGCGTCGGTGGCGAGGGCGACGCGGGTCAGCTTGCCCGTGTTGCCGCACGTGAACTTGGTGCCGACGATGTTGGGGTGCTGGGCGAGGCGGATGAGGAGGTCCGAGTCCATGTCGATGCCGGCCACGGCGCCGGGGTAGTTGTACAGGATGAGCGGGAGCGGGCTCTCGTCGGCCACGGCGACGAAGTAGTCGTGCACGGCCTCCTCGTCCATCAGGAAGCGGAAGTAggacggcggcagcaggaGGGCGTAGTCGGCCCCCGCGTCCCGGGCGAGCTTGCACAGCTCGACGGTGCCCCGGACGCTGCCTTCGGTGGCGCCGATGATGATGGGCGTCTGCGTGAAGCCGGCGGCGTCGAGCGCCTCTCTTGTCGCCCGGGTCACCGCCAGCTTCTCCTCCCGCGTGCAGTGGACCGCCTCGCCGTTGGAGCCCATGGTGACGAGGCCCACGAGGCCGTCCCTCACGAGGCGCTCCGCGTGCTTCTTGATGGTCGGGATGTCGAGGTCTTCGGTTTCCGGGTCGAAGAAGGTCATGGTGGGCGCGTAGATGCCGCATGGCAGGGGCCTCCGAGTGGCctggctgctgccgctggcgGCGCCATTGGCAGTGCCGTTGGCGACAGTCATGATGGACGCGGCCGGTTGGGGAGCACGGAGGGTGGCAGGACTGGGAACCAAGAAGAGACGCCGAGCCGGTATacggtggaggaggagattATCAGAGACACGTGAGAGCGGAGGACGGAGATGGGTGAAAGAAGGGTACGAGACGGCAAAAGTGGAAAGACGGCGGCTTATGAAGGACGCTGGGGGTCTCGACACGATCCAGCATTCCATGACCTAAGGTCAACTAAGACCGGTGGGGCCGTGGAATGATCaatttggggggggggggggggaggaggggggcaGAGGAGGTGTGTAGGCTGCGAGGAACCCGATTCAGCTATCGGAGGAGCCAGGGGGGAAGCGTTATAGGCCGGCTTGCGGATCTGCTAGGGCGAGACCGGGACAGCACCTCAAGTTGCAAGGGACGGGGTCAGGCCTCTGGGGAAAGATGGGGAAAGGGACGTGGGGGGAGGTTCGGGCCAGACAAGCGCCTACATAGTAAAGGAGCCGCCGTCGGTTCACGCACCTGAGAGGCGGGCCTGGCAAAGTTTGCATCTGGCCGTTAAACCGGGGTACATAATTATCTAGAGTTCAATTGGGCAGGAAATCACGCATCGAACGCACCGTGGACGGCAACCGTATCAATGTCTGGACCCGGCAGATCGGCAGAATACGTTGCGGGCGGTACTCCGTAGAATCCTCCCCCCTtcgaaaaaaagaaaaaccaAAACCCTTCAAAGCCCCGGCCGCCGAGTCCCGCCAAGCAGCTCCTGATAAAGGTTTAAACTTTCAGAGGCAACGGCTGTGGGAGACCCAGCGCAAGGGAACCAGAGCCTTGGTACGGGGAAATCTCGTCTTGATCACCAGGCCCAGAAAGCCTCCCGCAGCCACAGGAGCGCCCGGCCAAGATCCCGGGGCCGGTCGAAGTGATCTGCGGGTCCTTCCCTGATTGGCACGGGAATCGAGTAGCCAAATTTGGTCAACTGTGTAAGTGGACATTTCGGCTGCCacgtttttctttttcttttcggGACGGGGACCCCATGGCCCCATGAGCCCATTACTTGTTCGTGTGATGTCGAAAAGAGGCCACGAACGGACTTGGAAGCAGGCGAGCTAATAAGGGCACTTCACCGGTGCGCCTTCCTGCCTGCAGCCAGCGCCATCCGCAGGTTAGCGGCCTGCCCAAAGTAAACCCAGCGTCGCAGGGATCATGGCTGCTGTGGGCGGgaggtatgtacagtactttTGGTAGAGCGAGGGATGGCGGCAAAATGGCGGGGTGACGGGCAAGGCAATAAACTCCACATGAGCCACATGAGAGACGCACATGGATGCCGGCAATGCCATGCGGAAGTCGTCAAGGCGGAGAGCCATGGGTGAGCGACCTCGGGCTGGCGATGGGCGAGGAATGTGAGTCGATCCTCGGCTGGCTTGCCGCGAGAACACTGCGTACCGCGGCGTGTGGCGtgtgtacggacgtacagcGACTTCGGGCGGGCCTTCAATGGAACGAACGAGCGACCTTGCCCAGACTTTCCCCGCAGTCGTGGAGATGGCTCTGGGCGACAACTCGCTCGGTTGTTGCTTTGCGAGGTCGAGAGGACGGGCACGGGATGGGATCTTGTAGGCTCGGTGTGCGACGGAAAAAACAGATTCCTCCAATCAGGTCGAGCGCTAGTGAGGACCCGTCGGGTTCTCGAGAGGGAACTCGCACGTCTGACGAACTGACGCCATGGGGACAAGATATTCGAAAACGGGATGAAAAAAAGTAAAATTAGTTTGCAAGACCTGAAACTCTGACTGCTGTATATTATTTACATGCGTACATACACTGAGCTACTAGATCGTGGATGTGTCATGCTGCTTGTTGAGGCGCCTTCCATCGAGAGAACAATGGTGGAAGCGCAGTTCCATTGGGCAAGAGTTACACAGTAGTGTGGCTCCAAGAGCCCAGGAAATGCTGCGGCAGAAGCATCGATGCGGGGAATCAACGTGGGGGCGGGGCGCTCTGGCGTACGAAGGTGTGGATCCCGACTTGGCTTTCCCCAAACTCCACCCAGCCATCCACCAGTAGCAGTTTAACTTCTCTCTGGACTTGGAGCAGAGTTCAACGGCTTCGCACACACAGCGCCATCACGGTCCGGAGAAAGGCCGCGCACGACCTAAGACTATAGAGATTTTACAGCACAGGCATTCCACAAATGAACGACGCTGAGGATCAGCTTGTGGTGCAAGATCGTCCTGGAATCAGCACCTACCAGTAATTAGGTCGAGAGTGATTCGTTCCCTTCAATTGCTCCAATCGGCCCCGCCCCTCTTTCAACCCCTCCCCCTCACCCCACCATGAATTATTCCGGAATGGACACAGCATCGGTTGATGGTGACGCGCGTGTGCACGAATCCGTACCATTTTGATGATGAGAGGCGGCCAACCAAGCTGAGATGTACCCATCCTTCCCTGTTCGACAATAAGGTTGCACTCCCTCCTTCTCGACTCTCTTCCTCTCCCCCTGTGCTCCCCCTTTTGCCCAACGACGAGTTCGACGTGCACACACATACAGTCCCGCCGTCACAGTCACGATGCAGCCCCTCAATGTGTTGATGGTAAGATGAGAATTGAATCTCACGCGCACGCGCGCTAGCTGACGAGCAAGGTCGGTACCGGCGAGTACACCACCGGCTTTGTCGGCGGTGGTGCCTCTGGGTCGGACAAGAAGGTCGGAGTCGTGGGCTTGACCTTGTTTGACCTCCGGCGACGAGGCAAAGTAGGCAAACTTTCGATGGCAGGCGTCAATGGGAAGAAGTTCCCAGCAATCCGTAAGTTGACAGACCTCgggtcccccccccctttcccccccccccctctcctccctccAAGTGAGGGTTGTTGTAGACGCCCCGTTGACGCGCCTTTTTCTCAGGGGAGCACCTCTACAAGAACATCTCTCTGGTTTACAACAATCTGGACACCTCGTTTGAATCTTACCCGGCCGACGATGTCGTGGACCCCGAGGCATACAAGAAGGCCATTGACGCCCTCTCCCCCGGCGATGCCATCACCATCTTCACTCCGGACACGACCCATTACCCCATCGCCCTCTACGCCATTGAGAGGGGCATCCACGTCTTGATCACCAAGCCGGCCGTGAAGCTGCTCGAGCACCATCTTGCCCTGctcgaggcggccgagaagCACGGCGTTTATGTGTACATTGAGCACCACAAGCGATATGACCCTGCCTACTGGGACGCAAGGGCCCGGGCCCGGAAACTCGGCGACTTCAACTACTTCTACAGCTACATGTCGCAGCCCAAGTTCCAGCTCGAGACGTTCAAGGCGTGGGCCGGGATCGACTCGGACATCTCGTATTATCTCAACAGCCACCACGTCGACATCTGCGACTCCATGGTGTCCCAGCTGGGATACGTCCCGGTCAAGGTCTCGGCTTCGGCGTCCAAGGGCGTCGCGGTCAGCATGGGGTGCCACGAGTCGACCGAGGACACCATCTCCCTGCTGGTCCAAtgggagaagaaggacgaTCGGTCCAAGAAGGCCACGGGCGTGTACACGGCCTCGTGGACGGCTCCGCAGAAGGCCGGCGTGCACTCGAACCAATACTTCCACTACCTCGCCAGGGACGGCGAGATCACCGTCAACCAGGCCAAGCGCGGCTACGACGTGGCCGAGGACGCCGCCGGCCAGCTGGTGTGGTACAACCCGTTCTACATGCGCTACGCTCcggacgaggacggcaaCTTCAACGGCCAGAGCGGCTACGGCTACGTCTCGTTCGAGAAGTTCGTGGACGGCTGCCGGGCCATCAACGCCGGCAAGCTGAAGCCCGCCGACCTGGACGCCAAAGGCCTCCCCACGTTGAGGAACACCATTGCGACGACAGCTATTCTCGAGGCCGGGCGGCGGAGTATTGACGAGAACAGGGAGGTCAGGATCGAGTCCAAGGACGGGGT
This genomic interval carries:
- a CDS encoding L-threo-3-deoxy-hexulosonate aldolase, with product MTVANGTANGAASGSSQATRRPLPCGIYAPTMTFFDPETEDLDIPTIKKHAERLVRDGLVGLVTMGSNGEAVHCTREEKLAVTRATREALDAAGFTQTPIIIGATEGSVRGTVELCKLARDAGADYALLLPPSYFRFLMDEEAVHDYFVAVADESPLPLILYNYPGAVAGIDMDSDLLIRLAQHPNIVGTKFTCGNTGKLTRVALATDAKTPSSEGSGYMAFGGMCDFTVQTLASGGSGIIAGGANVMPKVCVRVWDLYAAGKTDDAIALQRVLSRGDWVLTKSAIAGTKSAIQSYFGYGGYPRRPLKRLDKARVAAIEEGLREVMEIEKSL
- a CDS encoding D-galacturonic acid reductase, which codes for MQPLNVLMVGTGEYTTGFVGGGASGSDKKVGVVGLTLFDLRRRGKVGKLSMAGVNGKKFPAIREHLYKNISLVYNNLDTSFESYPADDVVDPEAYKKAIDALSPGDAITIFTPDTTHYPIALYAIERGIHVLITKPAVKLLEHHLALLEAAEKHGVYVYIEHHKRYDPAYWDARARARKLGDFNYFYSYMSQPKFQLETFKAWAGIDSDISYYLNSHHVDICDSMVSQLGYVPVKVSASASKGVAVSMGCHESTEDTISLLVQWEKKDDRSKKATGVYTASWTAPQKAGVHSNQYFHYLARDGEITVNQAKRGYDVAEDAAGQLVWYNPFYMRYAPDEDGNFNGQSGYGYVSFEKFVDGCRAINAGKLKPADLDAKGLPTLRNTIATTAILEAGRRSIDENREVRIESKDGVWKLV